The proteins below are encoded in one region of Deltaproteobacteria bacterium:
- the zapB gene encoding cell division protein ZapB, with product MADESFVLIEKKITDLVKVVTELKKQKEALAAELARKDAEVKDLARKLSDLSRERGEVKERVEKILSRLDAIEL from the coding sequence ATGGCCGACGAATCGTTCGTCCTGATCGAAAAGAAGATCACCGACCTGGTGAAGGTCGTGACGGAGCTCAAGAAACAGAAGGAAGCCCTCGCCGCGGAACTCGCGCGCAAGGACGCGGAGGTCAAGGACCTCGCCCGGAAGCTCTCCGACCTTTCCAGGGAACGCGGTGAAGTGAAGGAGCGCGTCGAGAAGATTCTCTCCCGGCTCGACGCCATTGAGTTATAG
- a CDS encoding Na/Pi cotransporter family protein — translation MIDFLFLQVIGGVFLLLYGIRLTGQGFELAFSTALSRAWSSAAAGRGRAFAAGIAGTAALQSSGALVTLLISFGHVATLPLSKSLTIVLGADLGSTLTVQLLSFRIYRYAFPVLSLGVALFLWGRKGKLRAVGQGILGFGIVLLSLRYLADAAGDVGKIEGLRILMADLSDAPFTAFVWGLVLSAVLQSGTAVMILLIAFAQQGMLAPAAVLPLVLGANVGATSVAFVAASGLAAEGRRVAWGHLAMKAAGALPFFPLAPLALSVIPEASRDGGHLVANAHTFFNLGLSCIFLPLTGPLSAFLERAIPAARATVPRGRPVFLDREHLPVAGAALGQVAREIVRMADMIQEMHDDAAEAIVRGTMDRVDRIAKADDDVDELTREIKIFLSKLGEGALDSSQTRRAVAYIAVVTDLENIGDFIDKTVTDHLRRLSGRNLRFSDEGVRELREYLAEVGSLYREAVSAFVTRDRKAAEIVLARRREIGARERELRLAHIRRLQRATPESLETSAAHLDILSSWKGIAAHCGAIANTVLEEEV, via the coding sequence GTGATCGACTTCCTCTTCCTGCAGGTGATCGGCGGGGTATTCCTGCTCCTCTACGGCATCCGCCTCACGGGGCAGGGCTTCGAACTCGCCTTCTCGACCGCGCTTTCCCGCGCGTGGTCCTCGGCCGCCGCGGGGCGCGGCCGGGCGTTCGCCGCCGGGATCGCCGGAACCGCCGCCCTGCAGAGCTCCGGGGCGCTGGTCACGCTGCTCATCTCGTTCGGGCACGTGGCGACCCTTCCGCTGTCGAAGTCCCTGACGATCGTCCTGGGCGCGGACCTCGGCTCCACGCTTACGGTCCAGCTCCTCTCGTTCCGCATCTACCGGTACGCCTTCCCGGTCCTGTCCCTGGGGGTTGCCCTGTTCCTGTGGGGGCGCAAGGGGAAGCTCCGCGCGGTCGGACAGGGGATCCTCGGATTCGGGATCGTCCTGCTGTCCCTCCGGTACCTGGCCGACGCCGCGGGGGACGTCGGAAAGATCGAGGGGCTCCGGATCCTCATGGCGGACCTTTCGGACGCGCCTTTCACCGCCTTCGTGTGGGGGCTCGTCCTCTCCGCCGTGCTGCAAAGCGGAACCGCCGTGATGATCCTCCTGATCGCCTTCGCGCAGCAGGGGATGCTCGCGCCCGCCGCCGTCCTGCCGCTGGTGCTGGGCGCGAACGTCGGGGCCACGTCGGTGGCGTTCGTCGCCGCGTCCGGACTGGCGGCGGAAGGGAGGCGGGTCGCGTGGGGGCATCTCGCGATGAAGGCCGCGGGGGCGCTGCCGTTCTTCCCGCTGGCGCCGCTGGCGCTGTCGGTGATCCCGGAGGCGTCCCGCGACGGCGGGCACCTGGTCGCAAACGCCCACACGTTCTTCAACCTCGGGCTCTCCTGCATCTTCCTTCCGCTGACCGGCCCGCTCTCCGCGTTCCTCGAGCGCGCGATCCCCGCCGCCCGCGCGACCGTTCCCCGCGGGAGGCCGGTCTTTCTCGACCGGGAGCATCTGCCGGTCGCGGGAGCGGCGCTCGGGCAGGTGGCGCGCGAGATCGTGCGGATGGCCGACATGATCCAGGAGATGCACGATGACGCGGCCGAGGCGATCGTTCGCGGGACGATGGACCGGGTCGACCGGATCGCGAAGGCCGACGACGATGTCGACGAGCTGACGCGGGAGATCAAGATCTTCCTCTCCAAGCTCGGCGAGGGAGCGCTCGACTCGTCGCAGACGCGGAGGGCGGTGGCGTACATCGCCGTCGTCACCGACCTCGAGAACATCGGGGATTTCATCGACAAGACGGTGACGGACCACCTGCGGCGCCTCTCCGGGAGGAACCTGCGGTTTTCCGATGAGGGCGTCCGCGAACTGCGGGAGTACCTGGCCGAGGTCGGCTCCCTCTATCGGGAGGCGGTCTCGGCGTTCGTCACCCGGGACCGGAAAGCCGCGGAGATCGTCCTTGCGCGGCGAAGGGAAATCGGTGCGCGGGAGCGGGAGCTGCGGCTCGCGCACATCCGGCGCCTCCAACGGGCCACCCCGGAATCCCTGGAAACCAGCGCGGCGCACCTCGACATCCTCTCCTCGTGGAAAGGGATCGCCGCGCATTGCGGGGCCATCGCGAACACCGTCCTCGAAGAGGAGGTTTGA
- the ftsY gene encoding signal recognition particle-docking protein FtsY gives MRAPEDRSAGSIFSRLKAGLSKTRELLFMNVEAVARGIGPVDESVLSELEEALVLSDAGADLAVEYVDALRAAWRRGELPDAGALRARLRKMVEETLGPRMIPLKVVPPYPFVVLVVGVNGVGKTTTIGKMAHWLRAEGHTVLLAAADTFRAAAIDQLAVWADRVGADIVRHKEGADSSAVAFDAVRAAKARGIHAVLIDTAGRLHTKSHLMEEIRKVGRVLGKEIPGAPHEVLLVLDATGGRNAIAQAKTFQEFTGVTGIALTKLDGTAKGGVVLSVTREVGAPIRFIGVGETADDLRPFDAGSFAEALF, from the coding sequence TTGCGCGCACCCGAAGACCGGTCGGCCGGTTCCATTTTCTCCCGCCTGAAGGCGGGCCTCTCGAAGACGCGGGAACTCCTCTTCATGAACGTGGAAGCGGTCGCGCGGGGAATCGGCCCCGTGGACGAGAGCGTCCTGTCGGAACTGGAGGAGGCGCTCGTGCTTTCCGACGCCGGGGCCGACCTGGCGGTGGAATACGTCGATGCGCTGCGGGCGGCATGGCGGCGCGGCGAGCTGCCCGATGCGGGAGCGCTCCGGGCCCGGCTGCGGAAGATGGTCGAGGAGACGCTGGGCCCCCGGATGATTCCGCTGAAGGTGGTTCCCCCGTACCCGTTCGTCGTGCTGGTGGTCGGTGTGAACGGGGTGGGGAAGACCACGACGATCGGCAAGATGGCGCACTGGCTGCGGGCGGAGGGGCACACCGTCCTCCTGGCCGCCGCCGACACCTTCCGGGCGGCGGCGATCGACCAGCTCGCCGTCTGGGCCGACCGCGTCGGCGCCGACATCGTCCGGCACAAGGAGGGGGCCGACTCCTCGGCGGTCGCGTTCGACGCCGTCCGCGCGGCGAAGGCGAGGGGGATCCACGCGGTCCTCATCGACACCGCGGGGCGTCTCCACACCAAGTCCCACCTGATGGAGGAGATCCGCAAGGTGGGGCGGGTGCTGGGGAAGGAGATCCCCGGAGCCCCCCACGAAGTCCTGCTGGTCCTCGACGCCACCGGCGGACGCAACGCGATCGCGCAGGCGAAGACGTTCCAGGAGTTCACCGGGGTCACGGGCATCGCGCTGACGAAGCTCGACGGAACCGCGAAAGGGGGCGTCGTCCTTTCCGTCACGCGCGAAGTGGGCGCCCCGATCCGGTTCATCGGAGTCGGTGAAACGGCGGACGACCTGCGGCCGTTCGACGCGGGAAGCTTCGCCGAGGCGCTCTTCTGA
- the smc gene encoding chromosome segregation protein SMC has translation MKLKKLELIGFKSFYDKTTFDFSDGITAIVGPNGCGKSNIVDAIRWVLGEHAPSHLRSKALEDVIFAGSDAAGPLGMAEVTLTFVNDDGIAPPGYESFSEISVARRTFRDGESEFSINRIPCRLKDIAELFLDTGAGARGYAIVRQGKVGEIVNARPEEKRQIIEEAAGVAKFRVRRKEAERKMESTRQNLARVKDILEEVRRQIATLERQVRKAERYKALRAELRELDLRIATRRRRAMSGECDAAGAELLSLEDSLIASRTEISRLDAERERALAAREERERVLAGMREEHAAGKQEAARREAEWEGLRARAEQYRRMIAEADGELAVLDAEIADLDLRLRAFAEESSLRKDELSRTRRRWDEEKEALARAREEHTRCQDQAGRATSDLMVRVTQHSTAQSGAEALSRRIEEVERTLARLAERIDEAAAAVGKASSDHAAAVSADEGARSALSAAEIAWEETGALLAATNARLDAAVDAARRAEGDLQSAESRRSTLARIYEQRDWTSSGVRAVLHHFGNGGTMEGGGEGIYGVMGDLIETDVVYEKAVEAVLGERMQSVVVRDHADGLSAIHYLKESREGRGAFVPVALRTRGEKLAYVGEEDVVGPLTEVVQAPPECNDLVRGLLGGTLLVRNLDAAIRLWNRNGVWNSYVTLDGDVVTADGILIGGEQGNSAEAGVLARKREIRELEREIGALRAERDRMVAEEGTVRRMRAEIEERLSGMFHAREEAGAANAAAARDRAVLSETLAQARALLDGRTQEEAFLRGELSRMRDELSASIEAARETGQARGEEEERSRALLAELEAMRVRMEECRERAHAAEVAHSGLEEKDSAATALHAQLAEQLAGKRRLSDDRRQRRAEHEDALASLDESIRAGRDAIERAAVELSGIQERIEERVADLASRTSALSSIEDELRGARATESETLGRRSAELLRRQRAEMDIAALDALVHQRYEVRLADLAAGAGEDESAWAEDLPALESRAEEYRERMASMGEVNLSSLDEHRELADRYAFLSSQQEDLETSLDDLARAIQRINRTTRERFATAFGEINGKFAELFPRLFQGGRAQLRLLEEENLLESGVEIFVQLPGKKALPLHSLSGGESALTAISLIFSIFLVKPSPFCLLDEVDAPLDDANVDRFNAMVREMSSNYQFLLITHNKRTMELADVLYGITMEKPGISRTVSVKLSA, from the coding sequence ATGAAGCTGAAAAAGCTCGAACTCATCGGGTTCAAGTCGTTTTACGACAAGACGACGTTTGATTTCTCCGACGGGATCACCGCGATCGTCGGCCCGAACGGATGCGGGAAATCGAACATCGTCGACGCCATCCGCTGGGTCCTCGGCGAGCACGCTCCCTCGCATCTCCGCAGCAAGGCGCTGGAGGACGTCATCTTCGCGGGCTCCGACGCCGCGGGACCGCTCGGAATGGCGGAGGTCACCCTGACCTTCGTGAACGACGACGGGATCGCGCCCCCCGGATACGAATCGTTCTCCGAGATCTCGGTCGCCCGACGGACCTTCCGGGACGGCGAGAGCGAATTTTCCATCAACCGGATCCCCTGCAGGTTGAAGGACATCGCCGAGCTGTTCCTCGACACCGGCGCGGGGGCCCGCGGGTACGCGATCGTCCGCCAGGGGAAGGTCGGCGAGATCGTCAACGCCCGGCCCGAGGAGAAGCGCCAGATCATCGAGGAGGCCGCCGGGGTCGCCAAGTTCCGCGTCCGACGCAAGGAGGCGGAGCGGAAGATGGAGAGCACCCGCCAGAACCTGGCCCGCGTGAAGGACATCCTCGAGGAGGTCCGGCGCCAGATCGCCACCCTCGAGCGCCAGGTGCGCAAGGCGGAGCGGTACAAGGCGCTGCGGGCGGAGCTGCGGGAGCTGGACCTCCGGATCGCGACGCGCAGGCGGCGGGCGATGTCCGGAGAGTGCGACGCCGCGGGAGCGGAGCTTCTCTCGCTCGAGGACTCCCTGATCGCCTCGCGGACGGAGATCTCGCGGCTGGATGCGGAGCGGGAGCGGGCCCTGGCGGCGCGCGAGGAACGGGAAAGGGTCCTGGCCGGCATGCGCGAGGAGCACGCCGCCGGGAAACAGGAGGCGGCGCGCAGGGAGGCGGAGTGGGAAGGGCTGCGGGCCCGGGCGGAGCAGTACCGGCGGATGATCGCGGAGGCCGACGGCGAACTCGCGGTCCTCGATGCGGAGATCGCGGACCTCGACCTCCGGCTGCGCGCCTTCGCGGAAGAGTCGTCGCTGCGGAAGGACGAGCTGTCCCGGACGCGTCGACGGTGGGACGAGGAGAAGGAGGCGTTGGCCCGGGCGCGGGAAGAGCACACGCGGTGCCAGGACCAGGCGGGGCGCGCCACTTCGGACCTCATGGTCCGCGTGACGCAGCACTCGACCGCGCAATCGGGAGCGGAGGCGCTCTCCCGGCGGATCGAGGAGGTCGAGCGGACCCTCGCGCGCCTGGCGGAACGGATCGACGAGGCGGCTGCGGCGGTCGGCAAGGCGTCGTCCGACCACGCCGCCGCCGTCTCGGCCGACGAGGGGGCGCGATCGGCGTTGTCCGCCGCGGAGATCGCCTGGGAGGAGACCGGCGCGCTCCTGGCGGCCACGAACGCGCGCCTCGACGCGGCCGTCGACGCGGCGCGGCGCGCCGAGGGGGACCTCCAGTCCGCGGAGTCCCGGCGGTCGACCCTGGCCAGGATCTACGAACAGCGGGACTGGACCTCCTCCGGAGTGCGGGCCGTCCTCCACCATTTCGGAAATGGCGGAACGATGGAAGGCGGCGGGGAAGGCATCTACGGGGTGATGGGCGACCTGATCGAGACCGACGTCGTGTACGAGAAGGCGGTCGAGGCGGTCCTCGGCGAGCGGATGCAGTCGGTCGTCGTTCGGGACCACGCCGACGGTCTCTCGGCCATCCACTACCTCAAGGAGTCCCGGGAGGGGCGCGGGGCCTTCGTCCCGGTGGCCCTCCGGACCCGTGGGGAAAAGCTGGCGTACGTGGGGGAGGAGGACGTCGTCGGGCCGCTCACCGAGGTGGTCCAGGCTCCTCCGGAATGCAACGATCTCGTCCGCGGACTCCTCGGCGGCACGCTGCTCGTGCGGAACCTCGATGCCGCCATCCGGCTGTGGAACCGGAACGGCGTGTGGAACTCCTACGTGACGCTCGACGGCGACGTCGTGACCGCGGACGGGATCCTGATCGGCGGCGAACAGGGAAATTCGGCCGAAGCCGGGGTCCTCGCCCGCAAGCGGGAGATCCGGGAGCTGGAACGGGAGATCGGCGCGCTGCGCGCGGAGCGGGACCGTATGGTTGCGGAGGAGGGGACGGTCCGGCGGATGCGCGCGGAGATCGAGGAGAGGCTCTCGGGGATGTTCCACGCGCGGGAGGAAGCGGGGGCGGCGAACGCGGCCGCCGCGCGCGATCGCGCCGTCCTGTCCGAAACGCTCGCCCAGGCGCGCGCCCTGCTCGACGGTCGCACGCAGGAGGAGGCGTTCCTCCGCGGAGAGCTTTCCCGGATGCGGGACGAGCTCTCCGCCTCGATCGAAGCCGCGCGGGAAACCGGGCAGGCGCGGGGCGAGGAGGAGGAACGGTCCCGGGCCCTCCTGGCGGAGCTCGAGGCGATGCGGGTCCGCATGGAGGAGTGCCGGGAGCGTGCCCACGCCGCGGAGGTCGCCCACAGCGGGCTCGAGGAAAAGGACAGCGCCGCGACCGCGCTGCACGCGCAGCTCGCGGAGCAGCTGGCCGGGAAGCGCCGCCTGTCGGACGATCGTCGGCAGCGGAGGGCGGAACACGAGGACGCCCTTGCGTCCCTCGACGAGTCGATCCGCGCCGGCCGCGACGCGATCGAACGCGCGGCGGTCGAACTTTCGGGGATCCAGGAACGGATCGAGGAACGCGTGGCGGATCTCGCGTCGCGCACGTCGGCGTTATCGTCGATCGAGGACGAGCTGCGCGGGGCGCGGGCGACGGAGTCGGAGACGCTCGGCCGACGGTCCGCGGAACTGCTGCGTCGGCAGCGGGCCGAGATGGACATCGCGGCGCTCGACGCCCTGGTCCACCAACGGTACGAGGTCCGTCTCGCCGACCTGGCCGCCGGCGCCGGGGAGGACGAATCGGCCTGGGCGGAGGATCTCCCCGCGCTCGAGTCGCGCGCGGAGGAGTACCGGGAGCGGATGGCGTCGATGGGGGAGGTGAACCTGTCGTCCCTCGACGAGCACCGGGAACTCGCCGACCGGTACGCTTTCCTCTCCTCCCAGCAGGAGGACCTGGAAACGTCGCTCGACGACCTGGCGCGGGCCATCCAGCGGATCAACCGGACCACGCGCGAACGGTTCGCGACGGCGTTCGGGGAGATCAACGGGAAGTTCGCCGAACTCTTCCCGCGCCTGTTCCAGGGCGGGCGCGCCCAGCTTCGCCTTCTCGAGGAGGAGAACCTCCTCGAGTCCGGGGTGGAGATCTTCGTGCAGCTTCCGGGAAAGAAGGCGCTCCCGCTCCACAGCCTCTCCGGCGGAGAGAGCGCCCTGACCGCCATCAGCCTCATCTTCTCGATCTTCCTCGTCAAGCCGTCTCCCTTCTGCCTGCTCGACGAGGTCGACGCGCCGCTCGACGACGCCAACGTGGACCGGTTCAACGCGATGGTCCGGGAGATGTCCTCGAACTACCAGTTCCTGCTGATCACCCACAACAAGCGCACGATGGAACTGGCCGACGTCCTCTACGGGATCACGATGGAGAAGCCGGGGATCTCCAGGACCGTCTCCGTCAAGCTCTCCGCCTGA